A single window of Microbacterium croceum DNA harbors:
- a CDS encoding oligosaccharide flippase family protein encodes MTAPEGVALGSGRRLVGGGSLLAGAMLLANGGNYLLNLFLGRVLTPAEFSDANLMVTFLFTLTSIALCLQLVAARFIARSDALGFPGDSDALARRLRRIALAAGITTGAVLAGACTFWSFVFQTASPWPFVILAVGVPFWLVQAVGRGVMQARLRFTPLAMSFIVEMVTRVGLGVMLVSLGLGVPGATVALSVSFIVTSLMVSLVSRSRNTLTGDGIPGEEVRAYAALVSVLLLGQIIANNSDIFIAKVVFTPTEAGIYAAVALVGRAVFFLAWSVATVIFPVVARRHAAGQGSAAVLRTGVLAVVAIGAGCSLAALWLGGPVLGVVLGPVYGDLSVPLAAYAGMTTLFAIGNLIASYRLSQSRVTESWLLLGASLLQLLLLLIWHADMGTLIAMQLIAMSVLMIVLCIRAVVHRVGMSARSPREAL; translated from the coding sequence ATGACGGCGCCGGAGGGAGTGGCGCTCGGCTCGGGGCGGCGCCTCGTCGGGGGCGGCTCGCTGCTCGCCGGTGCCATGCTCCTCGCGAACGGCGGGAACTATCTGCTCAACCTCTTCCTCGGGCGGGTGCTCACACCGGCCGAGTTCTCCGACGCCAACCTGATGGTGACCTTCCTCTTCACCCTCACCTCGATCGCGCTCTGCCTGCAGCTCGTCGCCGCCCGCTTCATCGCCCGGTCCGATGCGCTCGGCTTCCCCGGCGATTCCGATGCGCTCGCACGGCGGCTCCGACGCATCGCGCTCGCTGCCGGCATCACGACGGGGGCGGTCCTGGCTGGCGCCTGCACGTTCTGGTCGTTTGTGTTCCAGACCGCGTCGCCCTGGCCGTTCGTGATCCTCGCCGTCGGCGTGCCGTTCTGGCTCGTGCAGGCGGTGGGTCGTGGCGTGATGCAGGCGCGGCTGCGGTTCACACCGCTCGCGATGTCCTTCATCGTCGAGATGGTGACGCGAGTGGGTCTCGGTGTGATGCTGGTCTCCCTCGGTCTCGGTGTGCCGGGCGCGACCGTGGCCCTGTCGGTCTCGTTCATCGTCACCTCGCTGATGGTGAGCCTGGTCAGCCGATCACGGAACACGCTGACCGGCGACGGGATCCCCGGCGAGGAGGTCCGGGCATACGCTGCGCTCGTCTCGGTGCTGCTGCTCGGGCAGATCATCGCGAACAACAGCGACATCTTCATCGCGAAGGTCGTCTTCACACCGACCGAGGCGGGCATCTACGCGGCCGTCGCACTCGTGGGGCGTGCCGTCTTCTTCCTGGCCTGGTCCGTTGCGACCGTCATCTTCCCCGTGGTCGCACGGCGACATGCTGCCGGTCAGGGCTCCGCGGCGGTATTGCGCACCGGCGTCCTCGCCGTCGTGGCCATCGGCGCAGGCTGCTCCCTTGCTGCGCTGTGGCTCGGCGGCCCGGTCCTCGGCGTCGTCCTCGGTCCGGTATACGGAGATCTGTCCGTCCCCCTCGCCGCCTACGCCGGCATGACCACGCTGTTCGCCATCGGCAACCTCATCGCCAGCTACCGTCTGTCCCAGTCCCGCGTCACCGAGTCCTGGCTGCTGTTGGGCGCTTCCCTTCTGCAGCTGCTGCTCCTGCTCATCTGGCACGCCGACATGGGAACCCTCATCGCTATGCAGCTGATCGCCATGAGCGTCCTGATGATCGTCCTGTGCATCCGCGCGGTGGTCCACCGCGTCGGCATGTCCGCCCGTTCGCCCCGAGAGGCACTGTGA
- a CDS encoding response regulator — MPRHALVVDDDTVTRLVLCHMLQSLGWSVDQVGDVPDALDRLRERDVDLVVADFHLPSGTGIDVLEAAEQRAPAPAFILVTGIIEHSSLSSDIAPRLAAQLTKPVGSEMLRSALGRVFPSEDA; from the coding sequence ATGCCGAGGCATGCTCTCGTCGTCGACGACGATACGGTCACGAGGCTGGTGTTGTGCCACATGCTGCAATCACTGGGATGGTCGGTGGATCAGGTCGGAGACGTACCGGATGCGCTCGATCGTCTGCGTGAGAGAGACGTCGATCTGGTGGTCGCCGACTTCCATCTGCCATCCGGGACCGGGATCGACGTGCTCGAGGCAGCGGAGCAGCGCGCACCCGCGCCCGCCTTCATCCTGGTGACGGGCATCATCGAGCATTCGTCGCTGTCCTCCGACATCGCACCCCGACTCGCCGCCCAGCTCACCAAGCCGGTGGGTTCCGAGATGCTTCGCAGCGCTCTGGGCAGAGTCTTCCCGTCGGAGGACGCGTGA
- a CDS encoding hybrid sensor histidine kinase/response regulator: MRDSGAPIFETRSRLLVGAFLVLFVAIAVYGLSLWVLPPSTASHWWFTANYLMIEAAAAVLVGLRAVVVPRERLAWGVMCLALVALVVGDAIESLAVGPGESQPNAASSQVLYVVFVVCVFVALGLIIRARVARASVSVWLDGLIAALALLAVVSAFTVTRGETLTGGEMIELVYPAAPLLFIAVLVGTLTALDRRPSPAWWLQLGAALLMTASNVALHQALATGTYTYGAPVDVLWPLATVLIALASWVSPVPPPKRDTPFRGIVFAPALFSFSALAVLIVNELGAAVDVPEYFALAALAVGIIRLLISVADAERLRRRERDLNVRLAQARDAALEAASAKSVFLATMSHEIRTPLNAVLGMNELLLDTDLDETQREYVENASLSGSLLLELITDILDFSKIEAGAIELENRSFDLARLVNASVTVLSFAAESKKLPIVADYAPDCPTVVRGDPTRLRQVLINLLGNAVKFTAHGEVRLRVARGRTPDRIRFEVSDTGVGIPAEQLTRLFDPFTQADESTTRVHGGTGLGLSICQSLVGMMGGRVQVESEPGVGSRFWFEIELAAAAVPEVAPDDHQQPMDAVSTRGVTERRSPRVLRVLVAEDNKTLQLLSTRLVTRLGHSVSTVSNGAETLEAVERAAYDVLLMDVHMPLMDGLEAARRIRSSAAVVTQPYIIALTAGATERDREECAAAGMDGYISKPFTGEDLRRAFLGMEVRSHANGGAPAVEPATAFSALDELGAQAKAEVLRAFVLRSADDLRMLDRALADRDAGDLRFIAHRMRGSSLALGASELAQACLRVEQAPDDSAPDPALLEAVRNALDDVVQAIGSTTHASPTT, from the coding sequence ATGCGGGACAGCGGTGCACCGATCTTCGAGACGCGCTCACGGCTGCTCGTCGGCGCGTTCCTGGTGCTCTTCGTCGCGATCGCGGTCTACGGGCTGTCCTTGTGGGTCCTGCCTCCGAGCACCGCGTCGCACTGGTGGTTCACCGCGAACTACCTGATGATCGAAGCCGCCGCCGCGGTGCTCGTCGGTCTCAGGGCCGTGGTCGTGCCCCGTGAGCGTCTGGCCTGGGGCGTCATGTGCCTCGCTCTCGTCGCCCTCGTCGTCGGCGACGCGATCGAATCGCTGGCGGTCGGCCCGGGGGAGAGTCAGCCGAACGCGGCCTCCTCGCAGGTGCTCTACGTCGTTTTCGTCGTGTGCGTCTTCGTCGCGCTCGGGCTCATCATCCGAGCTCGCGTCGCACGTGCTTCCGTCTCGGTCTGGCTCGACGGCCTCATCGCTGCACTCGCCCTGCTCGCCGTGGTCTCGGCCTTCACAGTGACCCGCGGAGAGACGCTCACCGGCGGTGAGATGATCGAGCTCGTCTATCCGGCCGCACCTCTGTTGTTCATCGCGGTCCTCGTCGGCACCCTCACGGCGCTCGACCGTCGGCCGAGCCCTGCGTGGTGGCTCCAGCTGGGGGCCGCGCTCCTGATGACGGCGTCGAACGTCGCGCTCCACCAGGCACTCGCCACCGGCACGTACACGTACGGGGCTCCCGTCGACGTCCTCTGGCCGCTGGCGACCGTGCTCATCGCCCTCGCCTCATGGGTCTCTCCCGTACCGCCGCCGAAGCGCGACACCCCCTTCCGCGGGATCGTCTTCGCGCCCGCCCTGTTCTCGTTCTCCGCTCTCGCAGTGCTCATCGTCAACGAACTGGGTGCGGCCGTCGACGTCCCCGAGTACTTCGCGCTCGCTGCCCTTGCCGTCGGCATCATCCGCCTGCTGATCTCGGTGGCCGATGCGGAGCGCCTGCGTCGGCGGGAACGCGACCTGAACGTCCGTCTCGCCCAGGCGCGTGACGCGGCGCTCGAGGCTGCTTCGGCCAAGAGCGTCTTCCTCGCGACGATGAGCCACGAGATCCGCACCCCCCTCAACGCCGTGCTCGGAATGAACGAGCTGCTCCTCGACACGGACCTCGATGAGACACAGCGCGAGTATGTCGAGAACGCGTCATTGAGCGGGTCGCTGCTCCTCGAACTCATCACGGACATCCTCGACTTCTCGAAGATCGAGGCGGGTGCGATCGAACTGGAGAATCGCTCCTTCGATCTCGCCCGCCTCGTCAACGCCAGCGTGACCGTGCTGTCCTTCGCCGCCGAGAGCAAGAAGCTCCCGATCGTGGCCGACTACGCCCCGGATTGCCCGACAGTGGTCCGAGGCGATCCCACACGTCTTCGCCAGGTGCTCATCAACCTGCTCGGGAACGCGGTGAAATTCACCGCACATGGTGAGGTGCGACTGCGAGTGGCGCGCGGACGCACCCCGGATCGGATCCGATTCGAGGTCTCGGACACCGGCGTCGGCATTCCTGCGGAGCAGCTCACCAGGCTGTTCGATCCGTTCACACAGGCCGACGAATCCACGACCCGCGTGCACGGCGGCACCGGGCTGGGGCTCTCGATATGCCAGTCGCTCGTCGGCATGATGGGAGGTCGGGTCCAGGTGGAGAGTGAGCCGGGCGTGGGGTCGAGGTTCTGGTTCGAGATCGAACTGGCGGCCGCCGCCGTGCCCGAGGTCGCGCCGGACGATCATCAGCAGCCGATGGACGCCGTGAGCACCCGGGGGGTGACGGAGCGCCGATCGCCGCGAGTGCTGCGCGTGCTGGTCGCGGAGGACAACAAGACCCTTCAGCTTCTCTCCACTCGCCTGGTGACTCGGCTCGGTCACAGCGTATCGACCGTGTCCAACGGAGCTGAGACCCTCGAAGCCGTCGAGAGGGCCGCCTACGACGTCCTCCTGATGGACGTCCACATGCCGCTCATGGACGGCCTCGAGGCGGCGAGACGGATCCGCTCCTCCGCGGCAGTGGTGACGCAGCCCTACATCATCGCGCTGACCGCCGGAGCGACGGAGCGCGATCGGGAGGAGTGCGCGGCGGCGGGCATGGACGGGTACATCTCCAAACCGTTCACCGGTGAGGATCTGCGCCGTGCGTTCCTCGGCATGGAGGTCAGATCCCACGCGAACGGTGGCGCACCCGCTGTGGAGCCGGCCACGGCGTTCAGCGCCCTCGACGAGTTGGGTGCGCAGGCGAAGGCGGAGGTGCTCCGCGCCTTCGTCCTGCGCAGCGCAGATGATCTCCGGATGCTCGATCGCGCGCTCGCGGACCGAGACGCCGGAGACCTGCGCTTCATCGCCCATCGCATGCGCGGCAGCAGCCTGGCGCTCGGTGCCTCCGAACTCGCCCAGGCCTGTCTGCGCGTCGAGCAGGCTCCTGACGACTCCGCCCCTGACCCTGCGCTGCTCGAAGCCGTCCGGAATGCGCTCGACGACGTGGTGCAGGCGATCGGATCGACGACGCATGCGTCTCCGACGACGTAG
- a CDS encoding endonuclease/exonuclease/phosphatase family protein, which yields MAISRLVRSESVPILIGLQGVAPWALLPAYPLLAFAIWKRRVALIVVAGALVAAQLFWMLGMVGWRGPQGLSPGVTKVRLVSANVLYDNQHLPALGDDLAGDRADVVVVQEVTDDVLSAVQQSALWTDYPYRALAPAPFYHGAATFSKYPISNARTIMVGSSPMLLTDLQTSGGTLRLINVHTVAPLTTADARTWADQFADLHGVLDASPYPIVLAGDFNATMDHAPLDRLVHGDVRDAFTVAGSGFGTTWPRWSWPMPSVMRLDHVLVRGAVEVGSVVERTSIGSDHRRLVVELGLR from the coding sequence GTGGCCATCTCGCGCCTCGTCCGGTCGGAGTCGGTACCCATCCTGATCGGCCTGCAGGGTGTCGCGCCCTGGGCGCTGCTGCCCGCCTATCCGCTGTTGGCGTTCGCCATCTGGAAGCGCCGCGTGGCACTCATCGTCGTGGCGGGCGCCCTGGTCGCGGCACAGCTCTTCTGGATGCTGGGCATGGTCGGATGGCGCGGGCCGCAAGGGCTGTCGCCCGGCGTGACGAAGGTCCGGCTCGTCTCCGCGAATGTGCTGTACGACAACCAACACCTCCCTGCGCTCGGTGACGATCTCGCCGGTGATCGAGCCGATGTCGTCGTGGTGCAGGAAGTCACCGACGACGTCCTCTCCGCGGTGCAGCAGTCCGCACTGTGGACCGACTATCCGTATCGCGCGCTCGCGCCGGCGCCGTTCTACCACGGCGCCGCGACGTTCTCGAAATACCCGATCTCGAATGCCCGGACGATCATGGTCGGCTCGTCGCCCATGCTGCTCACCGATCTGCAGACCTCGGGTGGCACGCTCCGATTGATCAACGTGCACACGGTCGCCCCGCTGACCACCGCAGACGCGCGGACGTGGGCGGATCAGTTCGCGGACCTTCACGGAGTCCTCGATGCCAGCCCGTACCCGATCGTGCTCGCCGGGGACTTCAACGCCACAATGGACCATGCTCCGCTCGACCGTCTGGTGCACGGAGACGTCCGTGATGCCTTCACCGTCGCCGGCTCCGGCTTCGGCACCACCTGGCCCCGCTGGTCCTGGCCGATGCCGTCCGTGATGCGACTCGACCATGTGCTGGTGAGGGGTGCGGTGGAGGTGGGGTCGGTGGTCGAACGCACCAGCATCGGAAGCGACCATCGGCGGCTCGTGGTCGAGTTGGGGCTACGCTGA
- a CDS encoding glycosyltransferase, producing MTSDGSTIPADVGERRRLRIGVITAFPPSRNSLNEFGYHMVKHLSRLEEVAEVIVYSDRTDAGDPVPIDKVTFVPSWRFNAAGNLASLPRAIARTKPDAVVLNLQFATFGDRRVPGALGLLIPAVLRARRTPTLLILHNLADNVDMQDAGFAGSAVTAKLMTFAGRVLTRALLRADLVALTIPRYVEFLRASYGAKNAILAPHGSFEDLAVPSFTVPPGRRSIMAFGKWGTYKTVDMLVAAYQELLRRGYDDIRLVLAGTDSPNSSGYMASAQARFADVPHLEFPGYIAESEVGPLFLASSVVAFPYTSTTGSSGVLHQAGEYGRAVVLPRIGDLVDIIEEEGFRGVYFEPGDAVSLADAIAEVLDDPDTQTALGRRNFAAATGIPMSEVVQWHVAHIDRLLERQARR from the coding sequence ATGACGAGCGACGGTTCGACGATTCCGGCCGACGTGGGAGAGCGGCGCCGTCTGCGGATCGGCGTGATCACCGCCTTCCCGCCGAGTCGCAACAGCCTCAACGAGTTCGGTTACCACATGGTGAAGCACTTGTCGCGCCTCGAAGAGGTGGCCGAGGTGATCGTCTACTCGGACCGCACGGACGCCGGTGACCCCGTTCCCATCGACAAGGTGACATTCGTCCCCTCCTGGCGGTTCAATGCGGCGGGGAACCTCGCCTCGCTGCCTCGCGCGATCGCACGGACGAAACCGGATGCCGTCGTGCTGAACCTGCAGTTCGCCACCTTCGGCGACCGTCGCGTTCCAGGTGCGCTGGGGCTTCTGATACCGGCCGTGCTCCGCGCTCGCCGCACACCGACGCTGCTGATCCTCCACAACCTCGCCGACAACGTCGACATGCAGGACGCGGGCTTCGCCGGCTCTGCGGTGACCGCGAAGCTGATGACCTTCGCGGGTCGCGTCCTCACGAGGGCACTGCTGCGCGCGGATCTGGTCGCCTTGACCATCCCGCGATACGTGGAGTTCCTCCGCGCGAGCTACGGCGCGAAGAACGCGATCCTCGCCCCCCACGGCAGCTTCGAAGATCTGGCGGTGCCGTCGTTCACAGTACCGCCAGGGCGGCGGTCGATCATGGCATTCGGCAAGTGGGGCACGTACAAGACCGTCGACATGCTCGTCGCCGCCTACCAGGAACTCCTGCGGCGCGGGTACGACGACATCCGTCTGGTGCTGGCCGGCACCGACAGCCCCAATTCGAGCGGATACATGGCCTCAGCCCAGGCGCGCTTCGCCGATGTGCCCCATCTCGAGTTCCCCGGCTACATCGCCGAGAGCGAGGTCGGGCCCCTGTTCCTCGCGTCGTCCGTGGTCGCGTTCCCCTACACCTCGACGACCGGAAGCTCGGGGGTGCTGCATCAGGCCGGCGAGTACGGCCGTGCCGTCGTGCTGCCACGCATCGGCGACCTCGTGGACATCATCGAGGAGGAGGGGTTCCGGGGTGTGTATTTCGAACCGGGTGACGCCGTGAGCCTCGCGGATGCCATCGCTGAGGTACTCGATGATCCGGACACGCAGACGGCGCTGGGGCGTCGGAACTTCGCGGCGGCGACGGGCATCCCGATGTCCGAGGTCGTGCAGTGGCACGTCGCCCATATCGATCGGCTCCTCGAACGGCAAGCCCGACGATGA
- a CDS encoding STAS domain-containing protein gives MIIRVEVDARRRTVRLVGRFDAHETPQFRETVAPLLTEDANVLRLDLSQVAFVDSSALAELIALQKAAQRLGGEVILEQISDPVRVILEITDLSELFTIEDGATGTR, from the coding sequence ATGATCATCCGCGTTGAGGTCGACGCCAGGCGACGCACGGTCCGACTGGTCGGCCGGTTCGATGCACACGAGACTCCGCAGTTCCGCGAGACGGTGGCACCGCTCCTCACCGAAGACGCCAACGTCCTGAGACTCGACCTCTCCCAAGTGGCATTCGTCGATTCGTCGGCGCTGGCCGAACTCATCGCGCTGCAGAAAGCGGCCCAGCGGCTGGGCGGAGAGGTGATCCTCGAGCAGATCTCGGATCCGGTGCGCGTGATCCTCGAGATCACGGACCTCTCCGAGCTGTTCACGATCGAGGATGGGGCGACGGGCACGAGATGA
- a CDS encoding PP2C family protein-serine/threonine phosphatase: MNAPTRGRAQPSSIEEAMDLLARQAMKPCEDGDVGRALDLVRAELDRMGTVQVELTEALIASQDRVHAMKALAQINVQGVASDATIGLLLEKALTLTDASLVFVFTRSGLVATAGDTTRVDSCVELATQTLAHASQGLLWSTPDDGAMVGALDPDGATERYVGFFRPDGHAFSTVDIPLVEAIVSALGVMLAFNELHQHELAQAAVEREHQLASALAQSVITDQPPVSPRIDIFARTTPASLTGGDFYVFGQTDGSIWFAVGDVAGKSLPAAMLMTRAVAACRIAFLANHDASVVEAFSRIEDELFDHLDDVGLFITMVVGVVDEAQRTVSLVNAGHSPVVVVRDGETQFVPASVPPVGVVRNRVPRTETVFLDHDDCVILGSDGLAEQSDPRGELFGYDRFRALCEQTYELPTAQLGEAIFDAVDAFAKGSPVSDDATLVVFKRAAVER, encoded by the coding sequence ATGAATGCCCCGACCCGTGGCCGCGCGCAGCCCTCGTCGATCGAGGAAGCGATGGACCTGCTCGCCCGGCAGGCGATGAAGCCGTGCGAAGACGGCGACGTGGGTCGCGCCCTCGATCTGGTCCGCGCCGAACTCGACCGGATGGGCACGGTGCAGGTCGAGCTGACCGAGGCGCTGATCGCCAGCCAGGACCGTGTCCACGCGATGAAGGCGCTCGCGCAGATCAACGTCCAGGGTGTGGCGAGCGACGCGACGATCGGCCTCCTGCTCGAGAAGGCGCTGACGCTGACGGACGCTTCGCTCGTGTTCGTCTTCACCCGGAGCGGCCTCGTGGCCACCGCCGGCGACACGACCCGCGTCGACAGCTGTGTCGAACTCGCGACGCAGACCCTCGCGCACGCCTCGCAGGGCCTTCTCTGGTCCACGCCGGATGACGGCGCGATGGTGGGCGCCCTCGACCCCGACGGCGCCACGGAGAGATACGTGGGTTTCTTCCGGCCTGACGGACACGCCTTCTCCACTGTCGACATCCCGCTCGTCGAAGCCATCGTGTCGGCGCTGGGCGTGATGCTCGCGTTCAACGAGCTGCATCAGCATGAGCTCGCGCAAGCGGCCGTGGAACGCGAGCACCAGCTCGCCTCCGCGCTGGCTCAGTCCGTGATCACCGATCAACCGCCCGTCTCACCGCGCATCGACATCTTCGCCAGGACAACACCCGCATCTCTCACCGGGGGCGACTTCTACGTCTTCGGCCAGACCGACGGCTCGATCTGGTTCGCGGTCGGCGACGTCGCCGGCAAGAGCCTGCCCGCGGCGATGCTCATGACCCGTGCCGTCGCCGCTTGCCGGATCGCATTCCTGGCGAACCATGACGCCTCGGTGGTCGAGGCGTTCTCCCGCATCGAGGACGAGCTCTTCGACCATCTCGACGACGTCGGCCTCTTCATCACGATGGTCGTCGGAGTCGTCGACGAAGCGCAGCGCACCGTCTCGCTGGTCAACGCCGGGCACTCGCCGGTCGTGGTCGTGCGTGACGGCGAGACCCAGTTCGTCCCGGCGTCCGTGCCCCCGGTCGGAGTGGTCCGCAACAGGGTGCCGCGCACGGAGACAGTCTTCCTCGATCACGACGACTGCGTCATCCTCGGCTCTGACGGCCTCGCCGAGCAGTCCGACCCCCGCGGCGAGCTGTTCGGCTACGACCGCTTCCGAGCGCTGTGCGAGCAGACGTATGAGCTCCCCACCGCGCAGTTGGGCGAGGCCATCTTCGACGCGGTCGACGCCTTCGCGAAGGGAAGCCCGGTGTCGGATGACGCGACGCTCGTGGTGTTCAAGCGAGCGGCGGTGGAGCGATGA
- a CDS encoding ATP-binding protein codes for MTVLAASRIRLEPTPVALRAIGGWLRQATARLDADAAAAMLSRAELAVHEACMNVIEHAGLPEGSEIDLELELTTDRLTIRVSDAGDVFDLDAVADPAPHTLQEGGYGVKIIRSLVDELTYRRSNSMNELELRLNLGSTHA; via the coding sequence ATGACGGTATTGGCGGCGTCGCGCATCCGGCTGGAGCCGACTCCAGTCGCGCTTCGCGCCATCGGAGGCTGGTTGCGGCAGGCGACCGCTCGTCTCGATGCCGATGCGGCGGCAGCGATGCTCAGTCGCGCGGAGCTCGCCGTGCACGAAGCCTGCATGAACGTGATCGAACATGCAGGCCTGCCGGAAGGAAGCGAGATCGACCTCGAGCTCGAGCTCACGACGGATCGACTCACCATCCGCGTGAGCGACGCCGGCGACGTGTTCGACCTGGATGCCGTCGCGGACCCGGCCCCGCATACCCTGCAAGAGGGCGGGTACGGCGTGAAGATCATCCGTTCCCTGGTGGACGAGCTGACCTACCGGCGATCCAACTCGATGAACGAGTTGGAGCTGCGGCTGAACCTGGGGAGCACTCATGCGTGA
- a CDS encoding MmcQ/YjbR family DNA-binding protein, with amino-acid sequence MDAKELTSTAAARAEELPGSERENPFGPEWDVYKVRGRVFLLLPVDGTGRVTLKSHPDDAVALRETFADIVPGYHMNKKHWITLNPGASLEEGLVTELVTESYLLVVEKLPRAQRPVDPALFGRREE; translated from the coding sequence ATGGACGCGAAAGAGCTGACCTCGACGGCGGCGGCGCGCGCGGAAGAGCTGCCCGGTTCCGAACGTGAGAACCCGTTCGGCCCGGAGTGGGACGTGTACAAGGTGCGCGGCCGCGTGTTCCTGCTGCTGCCGGTCGACGGCACCGGCCGTGTCACGCTGAAGTCGCATCCCGACGACGCCGTCGCACTGCGCGAGACGTTCGCCGACATCGTGCCCGGCTATCACATGAACAAGAAGCACTGGATCACGCTGAACCCCGGCGCCTCGCTGGAAGAGGGGCTGGTGACCGAGCTCGTCACCGAGTCGTATCTGCTCGTGGTCGAGAAGCTCCCCCGAGCGCAACGCCCTGTCGACCCCGCCCTGTTCGGTCGCCGGGAGGAGTGA
- a CDS encoding STAS domain-containing protein, translated as MRDNDHMAADEELRIDVHQTDADHVLITLAGRFDVAEATRVRTRLAASEVSGAGHLVIDLTDVTFVDSAGLAVLARARRDRVLQQGSVTLFRPASEDAMRVFRLTQFDEIFTIVARPDGNI; from the coding sequence ATGCGTGACAACGACCACATGGCGGCGGATGAGGAGCTCCGGATCGACGTCCACCAGACCGACGCCGACCACGTCCTGATCACTCTCGCCGGGCGCTTCGACGTGGCCGAGGCGACACGCGTGCGCACCCGCTTGGCCGCGAGCGAGGTCAGCGGTGCCGGACACCTCGTGATCGATCTCACCGACGTCACCTTCGTCGACAGCGCGGGACTCGCCGTCCTGGCACGGGCACGCCGCGATCGCGTACTGCAGCAAGGGTCGGTGACGCTGTTCCGTCCCGCGTCGGAAGACGCCATGCGGGTGTTCCGACTCACACAGTTCGACGAGATCTTCACCATCGTCGCCCGTCCTGACGGGAACATCTGA
- a CDS encoding dolichyl-phosphate beta-glucosyltransferase — MTELSAAYRAYRAWVTEPLTVPPAVSVVIPSYNEEWRILPTIGAIATHMSARGEPWELIIADDGSSDSTVTLVEDLHFANLRLLVAEHNAGKGSAVRRGMRDAKAPLILFADADQSTPIEQFDRLAALVDDGYDVVVGSRAAKGAEVSGKSLTRRILSSGLHLIVSRGFGISVSDTQCGFKLFTAEAARDLFSTQLIDGFSFDLEVLYLAHKFGYRVAEAPVEWIDAPGSRVDAAKVSLQFLRDLNRIRWYDIRGRYSRTGTGAARQDDAGSTTATIRKGAPT, encoded by the coding sequence ATGACCGAACTCTCCGCCGCCTACCGCGCCTATCGCGCATGGGTCACCGAGCCGTTGACCGTTCCGCCGGCAGTATCGGTGGTGATCCCCTCCTACAACGAGGAATGGCGCATCCTGCCGACCATCGGTGCGATCGCGACGCACATGAGCGCCCGAGGCGAACCGTGGGAGCTCATCATCGCCGATGACGGTTCCTCGGACTCGACCGTCACGCTCGTCGAAGACCTCCATTTCGCCAACCTCCGTCTGCTCGTCGCCGAACACAACGCCGGAAAAGGGAGCGCCGTCCGACGAGGGATGCGCGACGCGAAAGCCCCTCTGATCCTGTTCGCCGACGCGGACCAGTCCACGCCGATCGAGCAGTTCGACCGTCTCGCCGCGCTGGTCGACGACGGCTACGACGTCGTGGTGGGATCGCGGGCCGCCAAGGGCGCCGAGGTGAGTGGGAAGAGCCTGACCCGCCGAATCCTCAGCAGCGGGCTCCACCTCATCGTCTCGCGCGGGTTCGGCATCTCCGTATCCGACACTCAGTGCGGATTCAAGCTGTTCACCGCAGAGGCCGCACGGGACTTGTTCTCGACGCAGCTGATCGACGGGTTCTCGTTCGACCTCGAGGTCCTGTATCTCGCACACAAGTTCGGCTACCGTGTCGCAGAGGCTCCGGTGGAATGGATCGACGCACCAGGGTCTCGGGTGGATGCGGCGAAGGTCAGCCTGCAGTTCCTGCGCGATCTGAACCGCATCCGCTGGTACGACATCCGTGGTCGCTATTCACGAACCGGAACAGGGGCGGCGAGGCAGGACGACGCCGGATCCACCACAGCGACGATCCGCAAGGGGGCACCGACATGA
- a CDS encoding SOS response-associated peptidase family protein: MCASYGLDPRFSDAELLAAADESVLEGLRLWAQENAGETVRPTGRNLRNLNPIVVQPEEAPTLETAWWGFLVGGEPAKFPSINTRSERLQERPGGLRSRALVPATSWYEMQKPSRQWHQFLVDDGALFGMAAVTQRGKTSDGSWFTCYSIVMRPAPAHLAGVHDRMPVLIPTAFAQEWLTAEGGRDVIDDALLAAASLDDRVAAVPRGDDKNADRLF; the protein is encoded by the coding sequence ATGTGCGCGAGCTATGGACTCGATCCCCGTTTCTCCGATGCGGAGCTCCTCGCCGCGGCTGATGAGTCCGTGCTCGAGGGTCTTCGTCTCTGGGCGCAGGAGAATGCCGGCGAGACCGTGCGTCCTACCGGCAGGAATCTGCGCAATCTGAACCCGATCGTCGTGCAGCCCGAAGAAGCACCCACGCTCGAGACCGCCTGGTGGGGATTCCTGGTCGGAGGGGAACCGGCCAAGTTCCCCTCGATCAACACCCGCTCCGAGCGCCTGCAGGAGCGGCCCGGCGGTCTGCGCTCCCGCGCGCTCGTCCCGGCCACCAGCTGGTACGAGATGCAGAAGCCGTCCCGCCAGTGGCACCAGTTCCTCGTCGACGACGGCGCTCTGTTCGGCATGGCGGCCGTCACGCAGCGCGGCAAGACCAGCGACGGCAGCTGGTTCACCTGCTACTCGATCGTGATGCGGCCGGCACCCGCGCATCTCGCCGGTGTCCACGACCGCATGCCGGTGCTCATCCCCACCGCCTTCGCGCAGGAATGGCTGACCGCAGAGGGCGGACGTGACGTGATCGATGACGCCCTCCTCGCAGCCGCGAGCCTCGACGATCGCGTCGCCGCGGTGCCACGCGGCGATGATAAGAATGCAGATCGGCTGTTCTGA